One genomic window of Marinobacter adhaerens HP15 includes the following:
- a CDS encoding 6-carboxytetrahydropterin synthase has protein sequence MNHLFVDNLTVIDFAYLDPTRGLVGESWIADVVLGGELDEQGMVFDFSNVKRTIKRVIDERVDHRLVIPRGYQGLSWSEEQPDTFTWALTDGSQIIHRSPDEAIVWLSADRVVPSAVASLLEQEIKAVLPANVISVEINLREEEIDGAYYHYVHGLKKHLGNCQRIAHGHRSPIRIDRNGHRDYDLERSWAKLWRDIYVGSEGDVVRRHVGEDGVRYVTFEYEANQGEFALTLPEERVYMLDTDTTVELIAAHMADKLKVEFATDTIRVKAYEGVGKGAIAER, from the coding sequence ATGAACCATCTGTTTGTAGACAACCTGACCGTTATCGATTTTGCCTACCTGGACCCGACCCGTGGGCTGGTGGGTGAAAGCTGGATTGCGGATGTGGTGCTTGGCGGGGAGCTGGACGAACAGGGCATGGTGTTCGACTTCAGTAACGTAAAACGCACCATCAAGCGGGTGATCGATGAGCGTGTTGACCATCGCCTGGTGATTCCCCGCGGCTACCAGGGGCTCTCCTGGAGTGAGGAGCAGCCAGACACTTTTACCTGGGCACTCACGGACGGCAGCCAGATCATTCACCGCTCACCGGACGAGGCCATTGTCTGGTTGTCCGCCGATCGGGTTGTGCCCTCGGCCGTGGCCTCTTTGCTGGAACAGGAAATAAAGGCCGTGCTTCCGGCCAACGTGATTTCCGTGGAGATCAATCTCCGGGAAGAGGAGATCGATGGTGCCTACTACCACTATGTCCACGGCCTTAAGAAACACCTGGGCAACTGCCAGCGCATCGCCCACGGCCATCGATCACCGATTCGTATCGACCGGAACGGCCACCGCGATTACGATCTGGAGCGCAGCTGGGCCAAGCTCTGGCGGGATATCTACGTGGGGTCCGAGGGGGATGTGGTGCGTCGCCATGTGGGCGAAGACGGCGTTCGCTATGTGACCTTCGAATACGAGGCCAACCAGGGCGAGTTTGCACTGACCCTGCCAGAGGAGCGCGTGTACATGCTGGATACCGACACCACGGTGGAGCTCATTGCCGCCCACATGGCCGACAAGCTCAAGGTGGAGTTCGCGACAGACACCATCCGGGTGAAGGCTTATGAGGGTGTTGGGAAGGGTGCCATTGCCGAGCGCTGA
- a CDS encoding nucleotidyltransferase family protein, whose product MGLIILNLDSHIDQQFPALILAAGASSRLGRPKALLPLASGEGTDTDCRNRTLLDAAIAQGRILSPEVRVVCGAWYPLIRFRCRRQPSSWLRAPDWQEGISASLSAGLRSLGPAVKGVFVLVADQPLLDLNALEAFGKAARCVPEQPIAADYGGRPGVPAYLPRWLWPLVLDLEGDRGAGRLLAEVRATRVDIPGIHDDVDTPADWQRIRTLLNRTGQTARQSRR is encoded by the coding sequence ATCGGACTCATCATTTTAAACCTCGACTCGCACATTGATCAGCAATTTCCGGCACTGATACTGGCGGCCGGTGCCTCGAGCCGCCTCGGTCGGCCGAAAGCCCTCCTGCCGCTGGCTTCTGGTGAAGGGACAGACACGGACTGCCGTAACCGCACATTGTTGGACGCCGCCATTGCCCAGGGCCGAATCCTCAGCCCGGAAGTTCGAGTGGTGTGTGGGGCCTGGTACCCGCTCATACGCTTTCGTTGTCGGAGGCAACCTTCTTCCTGGTTGCGGGCGCCGGATTGGCAGGAGGGCATCTCGGCATCTCTGTCAGCGGGACTTCGCAGCCTGGGGCCAGCCGTAAAAGGCGTGTTTGTTCTGGTGGCGGACCAGCCGTTACTGGATCTGAACGCCCTCGAGGCCTTTGGCAAGGCGGCCCGCTGTGTACCGGAACAGCCCATCGCTGCAGATTACGGTGGCCGGCCGGGTGTGCCCGCCTATTTGCCCAGATGGCTCTGGCCGCTGGTGTTGGATCTGGAGGGGGATAGGGGCGCCGGGCGACTGCTTGCAGAGGTGCGTGCAACCCGGGTAGATATTCCGGGGATCCACGATGATGTGGACACCCCGGCAGACTGGCAGAGGATCAGGACCCTGCTCAACCGAACAGGCCAGACAGCCAGGCAATCCCGACGCTGA
- a CDS encoding BLUF domain-containing protein translates to MDASKPRLCRLIYFSSVSSHLQESDLDDILAESIKRNERDGITGLLAYDQFNFMQVLEGEKEAVNRLYLGITADPRHQDVRLIQYEQIDHRQFDDWAMALAKLPEVPGNYINKLYGGFKPQLFSTRDALIYFNFLRNYLKRAA, encoded by the coding sequence ATGGACGCATCAAAGCCCAGACTTTGCAGGCTTATCTATTTCAGCAGCGTTTCTTCGCATCTGCAGGAATCCGATTTAGACGACATCCTCGCGGAATCCATCAAAAGAAACGAGCGGGACGGCATCACCGGCCTGCTGGCTTATGATCAGTTCAATTTCATGCAGGTTTTGGAAGGTGAGAAAGAGGCTGTCAACAGACTTTACCTTGGCATCACTGCCGATCCTCGCCACCAGGATGTTCGCCTGATTCAGTACGAGCAAATCGATCATCGCCAGTTTGACGATTGGGCAATGGCTCTGGCGAAGCTTCCCGAGGTTCCGGGCAATTACATCAACAAACTCTATGGTGGATTCAAGCCCCAGCTGTTCTCCACTCGAGACGCTCTAATCTACTTCAATTTTCTCCGCAACTATTTGAAACGCGCAGCCTGA
- the tal gene encoding transaldolase, which yields MTSKLDQLKTMTTVVADTGDIEAIAKWRPEDATTNPSLLLKAAASDAYRPMLDKAVAEARRHGGSDAEQLTMATDMLAVLAGREILNLIPGVVSTEVDARLSFDTAGTLERARRLVELYDKQGVDTSRVLIKIASTWEGIRAAEQLEKEGIHCNLTLLFSFIQAAACAQAGAFLISPFVGRILDWHLASTGRDTYPAAEDPGVLSVSRIYNYYKANGFKTVVMGASFRNTGEIEMLAGCDRLTISPTLLQELQDDPGDLPRRLVADTASSPDQFGTIDEKLFRWESNEDAMATEKLADGIRRFTADQIELENRVRQLARAA from the coding sequence ATGACCAGCAAGCTCGACCAACTGAAGACCATGACCACGGTGGTAGCGGATACCGGCGATATCGAAGCCATTGCGAAGTGGCGGCCGGAAGATGCCACCACCAATCCATCCCTGCTGCTCAAAGCTGCCGCTTCCGACGCTTACCGGCCGATGCTGGACAAGGCTGTGGCAGAAGCCCGGCGGCATGGCGGCTCAGACGCCGAGCAGCTGACCATGGCCACGGATATGCTGGCCGTACTCGCCGGCCGAGAAATCCTGAACCTGATTCCCGGTGTGGTTTCGACGGAGGTGGATGCCCGTTTGTCCTTTGATACCGCCGGTACGCTCGAGCGCGCCCGCCGCCTGGTTGAGCTGTACGACAAACAGGGCGTAGACACCAGTCGCGTACTGATCAAGATTGCTTCTACCTGGGAAGGGATCCGGGCCGCCGAGCAACTGGAGAAAGAAGGCATTCACTGCAACCTGACGTTGCTGTTTTCTTTCATTCAGGCCGCTGCCTGTGCCCAGGCCGGTGCATTCCTGATCTCGCCCTTTGTAGGTCGAATCCTGGACTGGCACCTGGCCAGCACTGGCCGGGACACCTACCCGGCTGCAGAGGATCCGGGGGTGCTTTCGGTATCCCGCATCTACAATTACTACAAGGCCAACGGCTTTAAAACGGTAGTGATGGGTGCCAGTTTCCGGAACACCGGCGAAATTGAAATGCTGGCTGGCTGTGACCGCCTGACCATAAGCCCTACCCTGCTGCAGGAGTTGCAGGACGACCCGGGCGATCTGCCGCGTCGACTGGTCGCCGACACCGCCAGCTCACCGGATCAGTTTGGCACCATCGACGAGAAACTGTTCCGCTGGGAATCCAACGAGGACGCTATGGCTACCGAGAAGCTGGCCGATGGTATCCGCCGGTTCACAGCCGACCAGATTGAACTGGAAAACCGGGTCCGGCAGCTGGCCAGGGCGGCCTGA
- the gltX gene encoding glutamate--tRNA ligase yields the protein MTVRTRIAPSPTGDPHVGTAYVALFNLCFARQHGGQFILRIEDTDQARSTAESEQDILKALRWLGLNWDEGPDVGGPHGPYRQSERKHSYRQYAEDLVTAGHAFYCFRTPDELEAIREERKAQGLNPGIKGDLELPEDEVKRRLDAGEPYVIRMKVPDEGVCEIDDMLRGTIEIDWAQVDCQILLKSDGMPTYHLANVVDDHLMEITHVLRGEEWINSAPKHKLLYQYFGWDMPVLCHLPLLRNPDKSKLSKRKNPTSINFYERMGFLPEAVTNYLGRMGWSMPDEREKFTLDEMIENFDIQRVSLGGPVFDVEKLRWLNGQWLREELTEEQFMERMRQWWFNEDALRALVPHIKGRAEVFSDVAPMAQFMFSGMLNLRPEDFVHNKLEEAQIKRVLQFTLWKLEAQRHWSKETIFADIKALAKAMDLKMGDFMFSIFVAVAGTPNSWSVMDSMALLGPDMTRSRLRHALEVMGGFSKKETKKVEKEYAALGIH from the coding sequence ATGACTGTACGTACCCGAATTGCTCCGTCACCCACGGGAGACCCTCACGTTGGTACCGCCTACGTGGCCCTGTTCAACCTGTGCTTTGCCCGTCAGCACGGCGGCCAGTTTATCCTGCGTATCGAAGACACCGACCAGGCCCGCAGTACCGCAGAATCCGAGCAGGACATTCTCAAGGCGCTGCGCTGGCTCGGTCTGAACTGGGATGAAGGCCCCGACGTGGGTGGTCCTCACGGCCCCTATCGCCAGTCCGAGCGCAAGCACTCGTACCGGCAGTATGCCGAGGATCTGGTGACGGCCGGCCACGCATTTTATTGCTTCCGCACACCGGATGAGCTGGAAGCCATTCGGGAAGAACGCAAGGCCCAGGGCCTGAACCCGGGTATCAAGGGCGATCTGGAGCTGCCCGAGGACGAAGTGAAGCGCCGCCTCGATGCAGGTGAACCATACGTGATTCGTATGAAAGTGCCCGATGAGGGCGTCTGCGAGATCGACGACATGCTTCGGGGCACCATTGAGATCGACTGGGCTCAGGTGGACTGCCAGATTCTGCTCAAGTCCGATGGCATGCCCACTTATCACCTCGCGAATGTGGTTGATGATCACCTGATGGAAATCACCCACGTTCTGCGCGGTGAGGAGTGGATCAACTCGGCGCCCAAGCACAAGCTGCTGTACCAGTATTTTGGCTGGGATATGCCGGTGCTGTGTCACCTTCCGCTGCTGCGCAACCCGGACAAGAGCAAGCTGTCCAAACGCAAGAACCCGACCAGCATCAATTTCTATGAGCGCATGGGCTTTCTGCCGGAGGCCGTCACCAACTACCTGGGGCGCATGGGCTGGTCCATGCCGGACGAGCGGGAAAAGTTCACCCTGGACGAGATGATCGAGAACTTCGACATCCAGCGAGTTTCCCTTGGTGGCCCGGTGTTTGACGTGGAGAAGCTCCGCTGGCTGAACGGCCAGTGGCTGCGCGAAGAGCTGACTGAAGAGCAGTTCATGGAGCGCATGCGCCAGTGGTGGTTCAATGAGGATGCCCTGCGTGCTCTGGTGCCCCACATCAAGGGCAGGGCAGAGGTGTTTTCGGATGTGGCGCCCATGGCCCAGTTCATGTTCTCCGGCATGCTCAACCTGAGGCCGGAAGACTTTGTCCACAACAAGCTGGAGGAAGCCCAGATCAAGCGGGTTCTTCAGTTCACGCTCTGGAAGCTTGAAGCGCAGCGACACTGGAGCAAGGAGACCATCTTCGCGGATATCAAGGCGTTGGCCAAAGCCATGGACCTGAAGATGGGTGACTTCATGTTCTCCATTTTTGTGGCGGTTGCTGGCACCCCGAATTCCTGGTCTGTCATGGATTCCATGGCGCTGCTGGGCCCGGACATGACCCGTTCAAGGCTTCGGCATGCCCTGGAAGTGATGGGTGGATTCTCCAAGAAGGAAACCAAGAAGGTGGAAAAGGAGTACGCGGCTCTGGGTATTCATTAA
- a CDS encoding AEC family transporter → MPLMVQALLPVFILIMLGHVFRRIDFPGGDFWPQAERFTYYVLFPAMLIFKLGQARLPASAYGDIALLIGAMLIAMTLILAIAQWFWRWSGPVFSSVYQGAIRFNSYVGLAAGGMLLGDQGLSLTAIAVAIMVPLLNLLCILMFSLVATEGPVRLVPVFKAIVTNPLIVGSVIGVVWSFFEIGFHPLIGGILEPLSNLALPMGLMTVGAGLQLKALRGASLPFIVSSALKLVGFPLMTAGLALLLGLEGMMVQVAVLLSALPTATSAYILARQLGGDAPLMAGIISGQTLLAIVTIPLMLSILW, encoded by the coding sequence ATGCCCCTGATGGTGCAGGCTCTGCTGCCGGTATTTATCCTGATCATGCTTGGGCATGTGTTCCGCCGCATTGACTTTCCGGGCGGCGATTTCTGGCCCCAGGCGGAGAGGTTTACCTACTACGTGCTGTTTCCGGCCATGTTGATCTTCAAGCTGGGGCAGGCCAGGCTGCCGGCTTCCGCTTATGGCGACATTGCATTGCTCATTGGCGCCATGCTGATCGCGATGACGCTGATCCTGGCGATTGCCCAATGGTTCTGGCGCTGGTCCGGCCCGGTTTTTTCTTCGGTTTACCAGGGGGCTATCCGGTTCAATTCCTACGTGGGCCTGGCGGCTGGCGGCATGCTGCTCGGCGATCAGGGCCTTTCCCTCACGGCGATTGCGGTTGCCATCATGGTGCCGTTGCTGAATCTGCTGTGCATACTGATGTTTTCACTGGTGGCCACGGAAGGGCCGGTGAGGCTGGTGCCAGTATTCAAGGCGATTGTGACCAATCCTCTTATAGTGGGCTCGGTGATTGGCGTGGTCTGGAGTTTCTTCGAAATCGGATTTCATCCGCTGATCGGCGGCATTCTCGAGCCGCTAAGCAATCTGGCGTTGCCGATGGGTTTGATGACGGTTGGCGCCGGGCTTCAGCTCAAGGCCCTCAGAGGCGCTTCACTGCCGTTTATTGTTTCATCGGCGCTGAAGTTGGTCGGATTTCCGCTGATGACTGCGGGGCTGGCCTTGTTGCTGGGTCTTGAGGGAATGATGGTTCAGGTGGCCGTGCTGTTGTCGGCGCTTCCCACGGCCACCTCTGCCTACATTCTGGCTCGACAGCTTGGTGGCGATGCCCCCCTGATGGCGGGCATCATCAGTGGTCAGACCTTGCTGGCCATCGTCACCATACCGTTAATGCTCAGTATTCTCTGGTAG
- the dusA gene encoding tRNA dihydrouridine(20/20a) synthase DusA, which produces MSGIPSQETMLHNSGPSRRFCVAPMMDWTTSHYRYLARQLSRHTLLYTEMVTTGALIHGDTARFLRHDEAEYPLALQLGGSDAGELAHCARLAQQYGFDEVNLNVGCPSDRVQNNMIGACLMGHPDKVAEGVRAMIEATDLPVTVKHRIGIDGRESWDDLCEFVEKVSEAGCRTFIVHARIAILEGLSPKENREVPPLKYDWVYRLKAKYPHLEIIINGGIKTFGECHEHLRHTDGVMLGREAYHNPWLLAGVDPEFFGQAAPVETRHQALRAMLPFIGSELERGVFLTHMSRHLLGLFHGQPGGRQFRRYISENAHKSGAGLEVIETALEKVREPAAPEIAEA; this is translated from the coding sequence ATGTCTGGAATACCATCCCAGGAAACCATGCTGCACAACTCCGGCCCCTCCCGCCGCTTCTGCGTGGCACCAATGATGGACTGGACCACCAGTCACTACCGTTATCTGGCGCGCCAGCTCAGCCGGCATACCCTGCTCTACACCGAGATGGTCACCACCGGCGCACTGATTCATGGCGACACCGCGCGCTTTCTGCGCCACGATGAGGCCGAATACCCACTGGCCCTTCAGCTGGGTGGCAGCGATGCTGGCGAACTTGCCCACTGCGCCAGGCTGGCACAGCAATACGGCTTCGATGAGGTTAACCTGAACGTCGGTTGCCCCAGCGACCGTGTTCAGAACAACATGATCGGTGCCTGCCTGATGGGCCATCCGGACAAGGTGGCAGAGGGCGTGCGCGCCATGATCGAAGCAACCGACCTGCCAGTCACCGTGAAGCATCGAATCGGTATTGATGGGCGGGAGTCCTGGGACGATCTCTGCGAATTCGTGGAAAAAGTGTCCGAAGCTGGCTGCCGGACCTTTATCGTGCACGCCCGGATCGCGATTCTCGAAGGCCTGAGCCCCAAGGAAAACCGGGAAGTCCCTCCGCTTAAATACGACTGGGTCTACCGGCTGAAAGCGAAATACCCGCACCTTGAAATCATCATCAACGGCGGCATCAAGACCTTCGGTGAGTGCCACGAGCATCTCCGGCATACCGACGGCGTGATGCTGGGTCGGGAGGCGTACCACAATCCCTGGCTGCTGGCGGGAGTTGACCCGGAGTTTTTCGGGCAGGCGGCGCCGGTAGAAACCCGGCATCAGGCACTTCGGGCCATGCTTCCGTTCATAGGGAGCGAACTTGAGCGCGGCGTATTCCTGACTCACATGTCCAGGCACCTTCTCGGCCTTTTCCACGGCCAACCTGGCGGTCGGCAGTTCCGTCGCTATATCAGCGAGAACGCCCATAAATCCGGTGCTGGCCTGGAAGTGATCGAAACCGCTCTGGAAAAGGTTCGTGAACCGGCGGCGCCGGAGATTGCCGAAGCTTAA
- a CDS encoding zinc ABC transporter substrate-binding protein encodes MRVTGKALSIALGAGTLLFHSALQAETRIVTSIKPVELIVSAIATEDMQTTSLVPPGSSPHNYTMKPSQRRALENADVIFWVGPDMETFLNRLLAGQEFSGRTVALMDAEHEPGEVTHDDHAHDEHADDHHGHAHEEEAKEEEHHNEGHGHGHDHGEGEDPHIWLDPELAIEMAGTIRDALSGLEGVDAGALNENFEQFKASVRETDANIRDRLAPAREISLFAYHDAFTRFAEHYELKLEGVLTLNPELSPGARHIAEVQEKLRNANHPCLLTEPQFNRQWWRSITESLDVTFSTWDPLATDIAATPEGYNNFQHSIVDAVLKCLPENTEH; translated from the coding sequence ATGCGCGTTACCGGAAAAGCACTTTCTATTGCACTCGGAGCCGGCACCCTTTTGTTTCACAGCGCCCTGCAGGCCGAGACCCGTATTGTTACTTCCATCAAACCGGTTGAGCTGATCGTCAGTGCGATCGCCACGGAAGACATGCAGACAACGAGTCTCGTCCCGCCCGGCTCCAGCCCCCACAATTACACCATGAAGCCATCCCAGCGCCGGGCACTGGAAAACGCCGACGTGATTTTCTGGGTCGGGCCCGACATGGAAACCTTCCTTAATCGCCTTCTGGCAGGGCAGGAATTCAGCGGTCGAACGGTCGCGCTCATGGATGCCGAGCACGAACCCGGGGAAGTTACCCACGATGACCACGCGCACGACGAGCACGCGGACGATCACCATGGCCATGCTCACGAAGAGGAGGCCAAGGAGGAAGAACACCACAACGAGGGGCACGGACACGGCCATGATCACGGAGAAGGCGAAGACCCGCACATCTGGCTGGATCCCGAATTGGCCATCGAAATGGCCGGGACGATACGCGATGCTCTCTCAGGACTGGAAGGTGTTGACGCTGGCGCGTTGAACGAAAATTTCGAGCAGTTCAAAGCCAGCGTTCGAGAAACCGATGCCAATATCCGGGACCGCCTTGCACCGGCGCGCGAAATCAGCCTGTTCGCCTATCACGACGCCTTTACCCGATTTGCCGAACACTATGAACTGAAACTCGAGGGCGTTCTGACGCTGAACCCGGAGCTGTCGCCAGGGGCCCGGCATATCGCGGAAGTGCAGGAAAAACTGCGCAACGCAAACCATCCCTGCCTCCTGACCGAACCGCAGTTCAACCGGCAGTGGTGGCGCTCGATCACCGAGAGCCTGGACGTGACCTTCAGCACCTGGGACCCTCTGGCCACTGACATCGCGGCAACGCCAGAAGGTTACAACAACTTCCAGCACAGCATTGTCGACGCGGTGCTCAAGTGCCTACCAGAGAATACTGAGCATTAA
- a CDS encoding response regulator, with product MAIKNALLVDDSKVARFALSKLLESRDMEVNMAGSAEEALDFLNSQGRPDVIFMDHLMPGMNGVEATKAIKGNPETAGIPIIMCTSKKSSSFMEEARNFGVYNILTKPPQTEGLKEVLDQLASDVTGGNLPEPPLQSEPAAAEEDELLNVPADASVELSPKTGDSASRSNPQANVVPLTSELIEQIARSAVKTHINNRLHELLSSLFDEQFDHLKRALDESRSKQDAVIEERLNAVTEMVDERTKNLRDEVAAEVNLNLGSELAVLKKELKKNSGFTSEHMAELKDHITSVQTIDTEFWQTLQSEAIQQAHEISRETAEDIAQRTIDLFVAQQRSASSRVYTIGLAISLGIFSVGIAWLSGLFG from the coding sequence ATGGCGATCAAGAACGCTCTGCTGGTAGATGACTCCAAGGTGGCCCGATTTGCCCTGAGCAAACTGCTGGAAAGTCGCGATATGGAAGTCAATATGGCTGGCTCGGCCGAGGAGGCCCTCGATTTCCTGAACAGCCAGGGGCGTCCGGATGTCATCTTCATGGACCATCTAATGCCGGGGATGAATGGCGTAGAGGCGACCAAAGCCATCAAGGGCAACCCGGAGACCGCCGGCATCCCCATCATCATGTGCACATCCAAAAAATCGTCATCATTCATGGAGGAGGCCAGGAACTTCGGTGTTTACAACATCCTCACTAAACCGCCGCAAACGGAGGGCCTCAAAGAGGTTTTGGACCAGCTGGCCAGTGACGTCACAGGCGGAAACTTGCCGGAGCCACCGCTGCAATCTGAGCCGGCTGCCGCGGAAGAGGACGAACTGCTGAACGTACCTGCAGATGCGTCGGTGGAACTGTCGCCCAAGACGGGCGATTCAGCCAGCCGGAGCAACCCGCAAGCCAATGTGGTGCCCTTGACCAGCGAGTTGATTGAGCAGATCGCCCGTTCCGCAGTCAAAACTCACATCAACAACCGCCTCCACGAACTGCTCAGTTCCCTCTTTGACGAGCAGTTCGATCACCTGAAGCGGGCTCTGGATGAATCCCGAAGCAAACAGGACGCGGTGATTGAGGAACGCCTGAACGCCGTCACCGAAATGGTCGACGAACGGACCAAAAATCTGCGGGACGAAGTTGCCGCGGAGGTCAACCTGAACCTTGGCAGCGAACTTGCCGTGCTCAAGAAGGAGCTGAAAAAGAATTCCGGCTTCACGAGCGAGCATATGGCCGAGCTGAAAGATCACATCACGAGTGTGCAGACGATTGATACCGAGTTCTGGCAAACCCTTCAGTCCGAGGCTATTCAGCAAGCCCACGAGATCTCGAGGGAAACCGCTGAAGACATAGCCCAGCGCACAATCGACCTTTTTGTTGCGCAGCAGCGCTCGGCATCGTCCCGGGTCTACACCATTGGTCTTGCCATAAGTCTAGGCATCTTCAGCGTCGGGATTGCCTGGCTGTCTGGCCTGTTCGGTTGA